The Spirosoma foliorum genome has a window encoding:
- the metE gene encoding 5-methyltetrahydropteroyltriglutamate--homocysteine S-methyltransferase — protein MIAHNLGYPRIGSHRELKRASEQFWANKITRQQLQDAGRTIRQGNWLTQQQAGITLVPCNDFSFYDQVLDMSLTVGAIPKRFRPLLDQPDAAHQNADQLTLYFAMARGYQQDSLDLKAMEMTKWFDTNYHYIVPEFTADQTFTLLSEKVFDEFEEARQTLGTTPKPVLLGPVSYLLLGKEKEAGFDRLDLLDRLLPVYEAILTRLQAQGADWIQLDEPTLSLDLTNGQQAAFAKTYNRLRVQFPKLNLLLASYFECYGSNLNLAIQLPVDALHLDMVRCPSQLDDILQTDFVHKSTKLSLGVVDGRNIWINDLEKSQATIQRAVEKLGQHRILVAPSCSLVHVPVDLNSETNEQGLTPEIKQWLAFARQKLDEVVTLITLFRQPENAQATATLAANQASLVARRESTLINRSAVQARLNQLTEKDDQRQSEFAVRQPLQQARLQLPLFPTTTIGSFPQTETVRANRAKFKKGEITLDQYEDFIRAETEQAIRWQEAIGLDVLVHGEFERNDMVEYFGELLDGFAFSENGWVQSYGSRCVKPPIIYGDVYRPEPMTVRWAQFAQSLTNKPVKGMLTGPVTILQWSFVRDDQPRRDTCLQIALAIHDEVVDLEAAGIRVIQIDEPAIREGLPLRKDNWKTYLDWAVRAFRISASGVQNDTQIHTHMCYSEFNDMIEAIANMDADVITIETSRSQMELLDAFVNFNYPYEIGPGVYDIHSPRVPTIEEMVDLLQKATNVLPVRNLWVNPDCGLKTRRWPETTESLKNMVQAAQTARELVTESV, from the coding sequence ATGATCGCACACAATCTCGGCTATCCACGAATCGGTAGCCACCGCGAACTCAAACGGGCCTCTGAGCAATTCTGGGCCAACAAAATCACCCGTCAGCAGCTTCAGGACGCCGGTCGAACTATCCGACAAGGCAACTGGCTGACCCAACAGCAGGCTGGCATTACGCTGGTTCCCTGCAACGACTTTTCGTTCTACGATCAGGTGCTCGACATGTCCCTGACCGTAGGCGCGATACCGAAGCGGTTTCGCCCGCTGCTCGACCAGCCTGACGCGGCCCATCAAAACGCTGACCAGCTAACGCTCTATTTCGCTATGGCGCGGGGCTATCAGCAGGATAGCCTGGATCTGAAAGCGATGGAAATGACCAAGTGGTTCGATACCAACTACCACTACATCGTGCCGGAGTTTACTGCCGATCAGACGTTTACGCTTCTCTCGGAGAAAGTTTTTGACGAGTTCGAAGAGGCCAGACAAACGCTGGGAACTACACCCAAACCTGTATTACTCGGGCCAGTTTCGTATTTGTTACTCGGCAAAGAGAAAGAAGCTGGATTTGATCGATTGGATTTGCTGGATCGCCTATTGCCCGTTTATGAAGCGATTCTGACGCGTCTGCAAGCGCAGGGAGCCGACTGGATTCAACTCGACGAGCCGACGCTCTCACTGGATTTGACGAATGGCCAACAAGCCGCTTTTGCGAAAACCTACAATCGGCTGCGCGTACAATTTCCAAAACTTAATTTACTGCTTGCGTCGTATTTCGAGTGCTACGGGTCTAACCTAAATCTGGCCATTCAATTGCCGGTTGATGCCCTGCATCTGGATATGGTTCGGTGCCCAAGTCAGTTAGACGATATTTTGCAAACCGATTTCGTGCACAAATCAACGAAGTTGTCGTTGGGTGTGGTTGACGGCCGAAACATCTGGATCAATGATCTGGAAAAATCGCAGGCAACCATTCAGCGGGCCGTTGAGAAACTTGGCCAGCACCGAATTCTGGTTGCACCGTCGTGTTCGTTAGTACACGTCCCTGTCGATCTGAACTCGGAAACCAACGAACAGGGATTAACCCCCGAAATTAAGCAATGGCTGGCCTTTGCCCGGCAAAAACTGGACGAAGTCGTCACGCTCATAACGTTATTCCGGCAACCCGAGAACGCCCAGGCAACGGCAACATTAGCCGCCAATCAGGCTTCGTTAGTGGCCCGTCGGGAATCGACATTGATTAATCGCTCTGCTGTTCAGGCACGCCTGAATCAGTTGACAGAGAAAGATGACCAACGTCAGAGCGAGTTTGCTGTGCGCCAACCGCTACAACAGGCGCGTCTGCAATTGCCTTTATTTCCAACAACCACGATTGGCTCGTTCCCGCAAACAGAAACCGTGCGCGCCAATCGAGCGAAGTTTAAAAAAGGCGAAATCACCCTCGACCAGTACGAAGATTTTATTCGCGCCGAAACTGAACAGGCTATTCGCTGGCAGGAAGCGATTGGGCTGGACGTGCTGGTGCATGGTGAGTTTGAACGGAACGACATGGTCGAATACTTCGGCGAACTGCTCGACGGGTTTGCCTTCAGCGAAAACGGTTGGGTGCAGAGTTATGGCTCTCGTTGCGTGAAACCGCCCATTATTTACGGTGATGTTTACCGCCCTGAACCCATGACCGTGCGTTGGGCGCAATTTGCCCAGTCGTTGACCAACAAACCCGTTAAAGGAATGCTGACCGGCCCGGTAACCATTTTGCAGTGGTCTTTTGTGCGGGATGATCAGCCGCGTCGGGATACCTGTTTGCAGATTGCACTGGCTATTCACGACGAAGTAGTCGATCTGGAAGCGGCTGGCATTCGGGTTATTCAGATTGACGAACCGGCCATTCGGGAAGGTTTGCCGCTGCGGAAAGACAATTGGAAGACCTACCTGGACTGGGCTGTACGGGCGTTTCGGATTTCAGCTTCGGGCGTTCAGAACGACACGCAAATTCACACCCATATGTGTTATTCGGAGTTCAACGACATGATCGAAGCCATCGCGAACATGGATGCCGATGTGATCACGATCGAAACGTCGCGGTCGCAAATGGAATTGTTGGATGCGTTTGTCAATTTTAACTATCCGTACGAAATCGGTCCTGGCGTGTACGACATTCATAGCCCGCGTGTACCAACAATTGAGGAAATGGTCGATCTGCTTCAAAAAGCGACTAACGTGCTGCCTGTTCGGAACTTATGGGTAAATCCGGACTGTGGATTGAAGACGCGCCGGTGGCCAGAAACGACTGAATCCCTAAAAAATATGGTGCAGGCCGCCCAAACAGCGCGCGAATTAGTTACTGAGTCTGTATAA
- a CDS encoding acyl-CoA thioesterase translates to MDINETPEIQARIAAAETRIFKAVFPSTTNHYDTLFGGTALQLMDEVAFIAATRFSRKRMVTVSSDKINFTKSIPAGTIIELVGRVEHVGNTSIRIAVEIYVEEMYSMERHKAIHGTFTFVALDEDKKPIRII, encoded by the coding sequence GTGGACATTAACGAAACGCCAGAAATACAGGCCCGAATCGCAGCGGCCGAAACCCGAATCTTCAAAGCTGTTTTTCCCAGCACAACCAATCATTACGATACGCTTTTTGGAGGTACCGCCCTGCAACTGATGGATGAAGTGGCGTTTATTGCCGCCACTCGGTTTTCCCGGAAGCGCATGGTTACGGTTTCTTCTGACAAGATCAATTTTACCAAGTCGATTCCGGCGGGTACGATTATCGAGTTGGTTGGTCGGGTCGAGCATGTGGGGAATACCAGTATTCGGATTGCGGTAGAAATTTACGTCGAAGAAATGTACTCGATGGAGCGCCATAAGGCTATTCATGGAACGTTCACGTTCGTGGCGCTCGACGAGGATAAAAAGCCAATACGAATTATCTAG
- a CDS encoding cysteine-rich CWC family protein, which produces MEHLSSGKHEHTACPRCHRTFECRVGSINLCQCQVVQLTDAQRQYVSSTYQGCLCADCLLAVRSEFNHLAHQKLVADLLRGH; this is translated from the coding sequence ATGGAACACCTATCGTCCGGTAAACACGAACACACCGCTTGCCCCCGCTGCCATCGCACATTCGAGTGCCGCGTTGGGAGTATCAATTTGTGCCAGTGCCAGGTAGTTCAATTGACGGATGCTCAGCGGCAGTACGTCAGTTCGACCTATCAGGGCTGTTTGTGCGCTGACTGTTTATTAGCCGTCCGATCAGAATTCAATCACCTGGCTCACCAGAAACTAGTAGCCGATTTATTACGTGGACATTAA
- a CDS encoding cation diffusion facilitator family transporter, producing the protein MAHDHHDHAGHSHGPTVLTSINRALIIGAILNAGYVAVEFALGFYYNSLALIADAGHNLSDVASLLLSLLAFRLARVRQTPSFTYGYRKSTVLASLTNAVILLITIGAIFWESLQRFRHPEPVAGGAVAWVAAVGIVVNTVSALLFFRNKEHDLNAKGAYLHLAVDALVSLGVVIAGVLITYTGWTWLDPVIGILVAIIIMGSTWRLLTDSLRLSMDGIPTDIDLTAVLADLRAVTGVKDVHHVHIWAMSTTENALTAHLVLQPGLSDSQIVTLKHDARHRLEHQKISHATLETEFVAEEDCETEVC; encoded by the coding sequence ATGGCGCACGATCATCATGACCACGCGGGACACAGCCACGGCCCTACTGTTTTAACATCTATCAACCGAGCGTTAATTATTGGCGCGATCCTGAATGCGGGCTACGTGGCGGTTGAATTTGCTTTGGGTTTTTATTATAACTCACTGGCACTCATTGCCGATGCGGGTCATAATCTCAGCGATGTAGCGAGCTTATTGTTATCGCTGCTGGCGTTTCGGTTGGCGCGTGTTCGGCAAACGCCAAGTTTTACATACGGTTACCGAAAAAGTACGGTGCTCGCTTCATTGACGAACGCGGTTATTTTATTAATAACCATCGGGGCTATTTTCTGGGAAAGTCTCCAGCGGTTTCGCCACCCTGAACCTGTAGCGGGCGGTGCTGTGGCCTGGGTTGCTGCGGTCGGCATTGTTGTCAACACGGTGTCGGCTCTGCTGTTTTTCCGAAATAAAGAGCATGATCTGAACGCCAAAGGGGCTTACCTACACCTGGCCGTCGACGCGTTGGTTTCGCTGGGCGTAGTGATAGCTGGTGTCCTGATCACCTACACGGGCTGGACCTGGCTCGACCCGGTTATCGGTATTCTCGTTGCCATTATTATCATGGGCTCCACCTGGCGCTTACTCACCGATAGTCTGCGATTATCGATGGATGGTATCCCTACCGACATAGACCTCACGGCTGTGCTGGCCGATCTGCGAGCCGTAACGGGCGTAAAAGATGTACATCACGTCCATATCTGGGCCATGAGCACAACCGAAAACGCCCTCACGGCCCACCTTGTTCTGCAACCGGGTCTGTCAGATTCTCAAATCGTTACGCTCAAACACGACGCCCGCCATCGACTTGAACACCAGAAAATTAGCCACGCGACACTTGAGACTGAGTTCGTGGCTGAAGAGGATTGTGAAACGGAGGTTTGTTAA
- a CDS encoding exo-alpha-sialidase yields MKSLLITLLLFSLLAEKPVNETAVSNPQFVGAVPRLTTDASGNPLLSWVEKEGDKGSIFYFAVSKDGGQTFGEKIRVKAPATLSAHAEGMPKIAEKADGTLLAVFEVPNPTTASRFAGDLLYTMSSDKGQTWTEPTPVHQDVRPGTSHSFADITRLPNGEIGVAWLDEKLPNREGRPVVFAQTTKGKGFGSSVLVDDNACQCCRMNVFVDTKKSIHLTYRDLLPAAKAGEIASRDMSTAISTDGGKTFSKPQVLFADHWQVNACPHAGPIVAQVGNDILTTWFSGKEDAAGLRLARLGSDKLVSSVLSNRAKHPQIASAGGRLVWVWDESISKDGSNEMGSFVQRIGMRTVVGGTVTPTTYLTPESVDATYPAVLGTKNGTLVAYEQTKGKQNTVIVVRFLEAQ; encoded by the coding sequence ATGAAAAGCCTACTCATCACGCTCCTCCTTTTCAGCCTGCTTGCTGAAAAACCAGTCAATGAAACCGCCGTTTCGAACCCGCAATTCGTTGGAGCCGTCCCTCGTTTAACAACCGATGCTTCGGGTAACCCGCTCCTTAGCTGGGTAGAAAAAGAAGGGGATAAAGGAAGTATTTTTTATTTCGCTGTTTCGAAAGATGGCGGGCAAACCTTTGGCGAGAAAATACGTGTGAAAGCACCCGCTACGCTGTCGGCTCATGCCGAAGGGATGCCGAAGATTGCCGAGAAAGCCGATGGTACATTACTGGCGGTTTTTGAAGTGCCCAATCCTACGACGGCTTCACGTTTTGCTGGAGATTTACTCTATACGATGTCTTCCGATAAAGGGCAAACCTGGACTGAACCAACGCCAGTTCATCAGGATGTCAGACCCGGAACGAGTCATTCGTTTGCTGACATTACGCGCCTGCCCAATGGCGAAATTGGTGTGGCCTGGCTCGATGAAAAATTGCCGAATCGAGAGGGGCGGCCAGTCGTGTTTGCGCAGACAACGAAAGGCAAAGGCTTTGGTTCGTCGGTTCTGGTGGATGATAATGCCTGCCAATGCTGCCGTATGAATGTGTTTGTCGATACTAAGAAGTCCATTCACCTGACCTATCGTGATTTGCTGCCTGCCGCTAAGGCTGGTGAAATCGCTTCCCGTGATATGAGCACGGCCATTTCGACGGATGGTGGCAAAACATTTAGTAAACCGCAGGTTCTGTTTGCCGATCATTGGCAAGTGAACGCCTGCCCACACGCGGGACCCATTGTGGCACAAGTCGGCAACGATATTCTGACCACCTGGTTTTCGGGGAAGGAAGATGCTGCCGGATTACGACTGGCTCGTTTGGGTTCTGATAAGTTGGTATCTAGCGTGCTATCGAATCGAGCGAAGCACCCTCAGATCGCGTCGGCTGGTGGACGATTGGTGTGGGTTTGGGACGAATCGATCTCAAAAGATGGCTCCAACGAAATGGGGTCATTTGTGCAGCGCATCGGCATGCGAACCGTAGTTGGTGGAACTGTTACCCCAACTACTTATCTAACTCCCGAATCGGTTGATGCCACCTATCCGGCCGTGCTTGGCACAAAAAATGGAACGCTGGTTGCCTACGAGCAAACGAAGGGTAAGCAGAACACGGTCATCGTCGTGCGGTTTTTGGAGGCACAATAG
- a CDS encoding PAS domain-containing protein, with product MDFCGPYDKYLAEHNQEFLRAPLLAGWEFRQKTTPVAEGVETAGWMSLAKAQDWKLPASIRRELLSNTMVIVITDLDQLIQYVNTPFETMTGYSSQETLGRRPAFLQGEGTSLRARRHLRQGIERQKLVRGQLLNYRKDQTAYLCQIVIRPIVNRQKQVVNFIALEQEVESNGTPIVR from the coding sequence ATGGATTTCTGCGGACCTTACGACAAATACCTTGCTGAGCATAATCAGGAGTTCCTGCGTGCCCCATTACTAGCCGGTTGGGAGTTCAGACAGAAAACAACCCCGGTTGCTGAAGGAGTAGAAACCGCAGGGTGGATGTCGTTGGCCAAAGCACAGGACTGGAAGTTACCCGCATCAATTCGACGTGAGTTGCTAAGCAATACAATGGTCATTGTAATTACGGATCTTGACCAGCTTATCCAGTATGTGAATACTCCATTTGAAACAATGACGGGTTATTCCAGCCAGGAGACCCTAGGACGCAGACCCGCTTTTTTGCAGGGAGAAGGTACGTCTCTGCGAGCACGACGGCATCTCAGGCAAGGTATTGAACGGCAGAAGTTGGTACGTGGACAATTGTTGAATTACCGAAAAGACCAAACCGCTTATCTGTGTCAGATCGTGATTCGGCCCATCGTAAATCGGCAGAAACAAGTAGTCAATTTCATTGCCTTGGAACAGGAGGTCGAATCGAATGGAACACCTATCGTCCGGTAA
- a CDS encoding TonB-dependent receptor, with product MIVYSASAQNVKQGLVFDAQTNEPLPGVTLAWADGKSGTVTDANGHFSLINNTAKVIVSAVGYRRQEITLTPGQPIRIALEPAAEDLQTVVVTGNREAALRTETPIAISKLSAKLINETKPTSIYEVINKTPGVLMVNLNNEQHMMAIRQPMTTNAYFLYMEDGVPIRPMGVFNHNALLEMNQFTVSSIEVVKGPVSSIYGPEAVGGAVNFITQRPTAVPTARVGIQFDQWGYQRLQVGAGARQGKFGIYLGGFISRQRNSWLASSDYDKSSYFARLEYAFTPRTRLAGTLSYNDYNSQTSGSVDSSAFFARQYVSTTDFTYRKTFSLRSRLTLEHDWQNGSQSFITAFVRNNSVGQNPAYSIRWTTGAATATGQINSNDFKSYGFIAQHTQRLNFLNSKLIVGATLDLSPNTYYAYQTDLSAELRADKKSVIKYTQLQERPDIQLANYQADIHNVAAYVQYDFEPLPKLRVSAGLRYDRMAFDYTNALDKSSGSKDYSQATPKIGATYDLGNGKGLYANYAKGFSPPALTSIFLKRTTPTASGDQFYYNLQPAKFDNMEIGGWASLLNNKVYVDAALYQMNGTNELLSIRQPDNSTDYQSAGRTLHRGVELGVTYRPSKQVFFRFGGTHAVHQFVEFTLSQRTSDAIQNVNGKDMPSAPRTLWNTEISYYPSWLQHFRTSVEWQHVASWYQNQTNTVSYGGYDFANVRVGYQWKGIEVFSNILNVTNALFATNATRGNNATDRTTYTPAAPRTFVFGVQYSISGK from the coding sequence ATGATTGTCTATTCTGCTTCCGCTCAGAACGTAAAACAAGGGCTTGTCTTTGACGCCCAAACCAATGAACCTTTGCCCGGCGTGACCCTTGCCTGGGCTGATGGTAAATCGGGCACTGTTACCGATGCAAACGGCCATTTCTCGTTAATTAATAATACTGCAAAAGTCATTGTATCGGCCGTCGGTTATCGTCGACAGGAGATTACATTGACACCCGGTCAACCTATACGGATTGCGCTGGAACCCGCTGCCGAAGACCTCCAGACGGTGGTTGTAACCGGAAATCGGGAAGCTGCGCTCCGTACCGAAACCCCCATCGCGATTTCCAAGCTCTCGGCCAAACTGATCAACGAAACGAAGCCGACGAGCATCTATGAAGTGATCAATAAAACGCCGGGAGTGCTCATGGTGAACCTTAATAATGAGCAACACATGATGGCCATTAGGCAACCGATGACGACCAACGCATATTTTCTTTACATGGAAGATGGTGTTCCAATTCGGCCGATGGGTGTGTTTAATCACAATGCACTGCTCGAAATGAATCAGTTCACGGTCAGCTCGATAGAGGTAGTCAAAGGCCCTGTGTCGTCGATTTATGGGCCAGAAGCGGTAGGCGGTGCGGTGAATTTCATTACGCAGCGCCCAACGGCTGTGCCAACGGCCCGTGTAGGTATTCAGTTTGATCAGTGGGGCTACCAGCGACTTCAGGTTGGGGCTGGAGCGAGACAGGGTAAGTTTGGGATTTACCTCGGAGGCTTCATATCACGGCAACGGAATTCATGGTTAGCCAGCTCCGATTACGATAAATCGTCGTACTTCGCCCGGCTCGAATACGCCTTTACGCCTAGAACTCGCCTGGCGGGTACCTTGTCGTACAACGATTATAATTCGCAGACGAGCGGGAGTGTTGATAGTTCGGCATTTTTTGCCCGTCAGTATGTGAGCACTACCGATTTTACGTACCGAAAAACCTTCTCCTTACGCAGCCGTCTGACCCTAGAACATGACTGGCAGAACGGTTCGCAATCGTTCATCACGGCTTTTGTTCGAAACAACAGCGTGGGGCAGAATCCGGCTTATTCCATTCGGTGGACAACGGGTGCGGCAACCGCAACGGGCCAGATTAACAGTAACGATTTCAAGAGCTACGGCTTCATTGCGCAGCACACGCAACGGTTGAATTTCCTGAATAGCAAGCTCATTGTTGGCGCTACACTCGATCTGTCACCCAACACGTATTATGCGTACCAGACCGATCTGTCTGCCGAGTTAAGAGCTGATAAAAAATCGGTGATCAAATACACGCAGTTGCAAGAACGTCCTGATATTCAGTTGGCTAACTACCAGGCCGATATTCATAACGTAGCGGCTTATGTACAATATGATTTCGAGCCCTTGCCCAAATTGCGCGTATCGGCAGGCTTGCGCTACGACCGAATGGCCTTCGATTATACCAATGCACTGGATAAAAGTTCGGGCAGTAAGGACTATAGCCAGGCCACTCCGAAAATTGGGGCAACTTACGATTTAGGCAACGGGAAAGGGCTGTATGCCAACTACGCTAAAGGCTTTTCGCCCCCTGCGCTCACGTCGATTTTCCTGAAACGAACCACCCCAACGGCTTCCGGCGATCAGTTTTACTACAACCTTCAGCCCGCCAAATTCGACAACATGGAAATTGGTGGTTGGGCTTCCTTGCTGAATAATAAGGTGTATGTCGATGCGGCACTTTACCAAATGAACGGCACAAATGAACTACTCAGCATTCGTCAGCCTGATAACTCTACCGATTACCAATCGGCGGGTCGGACACTGCACCGGGGCGTTGAGTTGGGGGTTACCTACCGACCTTCGAAGCAGGTATTCTTCCGATTTGGGGGCACGCACGCGGTGCATCAATTTGTTGAATTTACGCTTAGTCAACGGACTTCCGATGCCATACAGAACGTAAATGGGAAGGATATGCCATCAGCCCCACGCACGCTCTGGAATACCGAAATCTCGTATTATCCATCCTGGCTTCAACACTTCCGTACATCGGTCGAGTGGCAGCATGTGGCGAGTTGGTACCAGAATCAGACCAACACGGTTAGTTATGGTGGGTACGATTTTGCCAACGTCCGGGTTGGGTATCAGTGGAAAGGCATTGAGGTATTCTCTAATATCCTGAACGTAACCAACGCGCTTTTCGCCACCAACGCTACCCGCGGAAACAACGCCACCGATCGCACCACCTACACCCCAGCCGCACCACGCACCTTTGTGTTTGGCGTTCAGTATAGTATTTCAGGAAAATAA
- a CDS encoding TonB-dependent receptor translates to MKNLILFLLFSQTVWGNTVFPSSVSSNKPLLQDTLRVSVRHALTKQSIPGATILVVGTTTGAATDTAGFTRMILPPTGPYRLRISAVGFESVLHTLIAPSSDTLQISLKPSEESLDEITVSSTRSGRSVADEPTRVEVIDAEELDEKANMQPANIAVILRESPGIQVQQTSVMSANATFRIQGLDGRYTQLLQDGLPLYSGFSSGLSLMQVPPLNLKQVEVVKGCQSTLYGSGAIAGLVNLVTKEPTRERELSFLLNGTSALGLDLNAYYAQRNEKVGMTFYATRNLQRAYDANNDQFSDLPQTARTTIQPKFFWYPNPTTTVSAGVIWVNEHRTGGYIPTIRSETSTGYTEANDSRRLATQFRLEKRFTNDAVLTVKNSYSRFQRSIALPNYSFDGLQQSSFSEVSYFKHQAKADWIAGVNLWTDAFRLENSLNTVSTGDIYHQSIVGAFVQNTLTLSERFSLETGLRADAVTTTVNTPSNSSSPKLFLLPRFSLLYRAADHWTSRLGGGLGYKAPTIFTEDAERMSFQNVNLLSMNGNQTESSMGLNWDINYRTELGDQTTLTINQLFFYTQLNRLTVLSTSGLAAFRTANGNLSTRGFETNVRLAYHDLHSFLGYSFIDTKRNYDNLTGMIPLTAKHRLYFTTLYETDRLKTGFEAFYSGTQQRMNGTNTPAYWTLGYMIERKWSFGKTIKGSIFINFENFLDVRQSRFESLVSGTTTQPVFVTDIYAPTDGRIINGGIKLKL, encoded by the coding sequence ATGAAAAACCTTATTTTATTTCTACTTTTTTCCCAGACCGTTTGGGGCAATACAGTATTCCCGAGTTCGGTCTCTTCTAATAAACCTCTTCTTCAGGATACCCTGCGCGTTTCTGTTCGGCATGCACTCACCAAGCAATCAATTCCCGGTGCAACGATTCTAGTAGTGGGTACCACAACTGGTGCTGCGACTGATACTGCCGGTTTTACGCGAATGATCCTGCCGCCAACTGGCCCTTACCGGCTACGCATTTCGGCTGTAGGTTTCGAATCCGTTCTGCACACGCTTATCGCACCGAGTAGCGATACACTGCAAATTTCACTCAAACCGTCGGAGGAATCACTGGACGAAATCACCGTTTCCTCTACCCGAAGTGGCCGTAGTGTTGCCGATGAACCAACACGGGTTGAAGTCATTGACGCCGAAGAACTCGACGAAAAAGCGAACATGCAACCAGCCAATATCGCGGTTATTCTGCGCGAAAGTCCAGGGATTCAGGTGCAGCAAACGTCGGTCATGTCGGCCAATGCGACGTTCCGAATTCAGGGGCTTGATGGGCGTTATACTCAGTTGTTGCAGGATGGGCTTCCGCTGTATAGTGGCTTTTCGAGCGGATTGAGTCTGATGCAGGTTCCTCCGCTGAATTTGAAACAGGTGGAAGTTGTGAAAGGCTGTCAATCAACCTTGTACGGAAGTGGAGCCATTGCCGGACTCGTCAATCTAGTAACGAAAGAGCCAACGCGTGAACGAGAATTATCCTTTCTGCTTAACGGTACGTCGGCGCTCGGGCTTGATCTTAATGCGTATTATGCCCAACGCAATGAAAAAGTCGGGATGACGTTCTACGCCACTCGCAATCTGCAACGAGCGTACGACGCCAACAACGACCAATTTTCAGATCTGCCACAAACGGCCCGCACAACCATTCAGCCAAAATTTTTCTGGTACCCTAACCCAACGACCACGGTTTCGGCAGGGGTGATCTGGGTCAATGAACACCGAACAGGAGGCTATATTCCAACGATTCGGAGCGAAACGTCGACGGGCTATACCGAAGCGAATGACTCCCGACGATTAGCCACGCAGTTTCGGCTGGAAAAGCGGTTTACCAATGATGCGGTGTTGACCGTCAAAAACAGTTATAGTCGCTTCCAACGATCGATAGCGCTGCCCAATTATAGTTTCGATGGGTTGCAGCAATCCTCTTTTTCGGAGGTGAGTTATTTCAAACACCAGGCAAAAGCCGACTGGATTGCCGGTGTAAATCTGTGGACGGATGCTTTCCGGCTGGAAAACTCCCTCAACACAGTCAGTACAGGCGACATTTACCACCAATCCATTGTCGGTGCTTTTGTTCAGAACACATTAACGCTCTCAGAACGATTCAGTCTGGAGACAGGCTTACGGGCCGATGCTGTGACAACGACCGTCAATACGCCATCCAATTCCTCTAGTCCGAAACTGTTTTTGCTCCCTCGGTTCTCGTTACTGTACCGGGCAGCCGACCATTGGACAAGCCGACTGGGTGGCGGACTTGGCTATAAAGCGCCAACTATTTTCACGGAAGATGCCGAACGGATGTCCTTCCAGAATGTTAATCTATTATCGATGAATGGCAACCAAACCGAATCGTCGATGGGCTTGAACTGGGACATTAATTACCGTACTGAGTTAGGCGATCAAACCACACTGACGATTAATCAGTTATTTTTTTATACGCAATTGAATCGCCTGACGGTGTTGTCGACAAGTGGTCTGGCGGCCTTTCGTACAGCCAACGGAAATTTATCAACCCGCGGCTTTGAAACAAACGTACGGCTGGCTTATCACGATCTGCATAGCTTTCTGGGGTATTCGTTTATTGACACCAAACGCAATTACGACAACCTGACGGGCATGATTCCGCTGACGGCCAAACACCGACTCTATTTTACCACACTCTACGAAACGGATCGGTTAAAAACCGGTTTTGAGGCTTTTTATTCAGGCACGCAACAACGAATGAATGGCACTAATACACCCGCTTACTGGACACTGGGCTACATGATTGAACGGAAATGGTCGTTTGGAAAAACGATAAAAGGAAGCATTTTCATTAACTTCGAGAATTTCCTCGATGTGCGACAGTCACGCTTCGAATCACTGGTGAGTGGCACGACTACGCAACCTGTTTTTGTTACAGATATCTACGCCCCAACCGATGGTCGAATCATCAATGGAGGTATTAAACTAAAATTGTAA
- a CDS encoding DUF6660 family protein, translating to MKAVMCLFSLWILLLTGLPCPDADCHAQEDRLTNTSSASHSTDDPDHGHKAPCSPFCHCTTCLGFSIPRPLGYTISELQSVLISTNQVFAYQSPNQSDVALAIWQPPKL from the coding sequence ATGAAAGCGGTCATGTGTCTTTTTTCGTTGTGGATTCTGCTGTTGACGGGCCTCCCTTGCCCCGATGCAGACTGTCATGCGCAAGAAGATAGACTGACCAATACTTCATCGGCATCGCATTCAACTGATGATCCCGACCACGGGCACAAGGCACCCTGCAGCCCGTTTTGCCACTGCACAACCTGCCTTGGCTTTTCAATTCCCCGGCCGCTTGGCTATACAATCTCTGAACTACAAAGTGTACTGATCTCTACGAATCAGGTCTTTGCTTACCAATCTCCCAATCAGTCAGACGTAGCGCTCGCCATCTGGCAACCGCCAAAATTATAA